A stretch of DNA from Silvanigrella paludirubra:
TAGCAGACTTTATTGCGGTTTAAGTGAAGAACCTCGTAATATATTACATAAACCTTCAGCGGACGTTCTTTTTCAATCTGCTGCTGAAGTTATGGGTAAAGAATTATTAGGTGTCATTTTAACAGGAATGGGTAGAGACGGTGCAGATGGTGGAAAAACCGTTCGTTCTCGTGGCGGTATGATTTTAGCAGAGAGTAAAAGTTCTTGCGTAGTATACGGTATGCCAAAAGCTGCTATCGAAGCAAGAACAGCAAATTTTGAATTTGATTTACAAGACATGGCAGCGGCTATAACTAAAATTGTAACTGGAAAAACGATATAAATTATGATTATGAATTTAAAAATTATCTTTAACAAAGCTTCAAAATAAAAATTTGAAGCTTTTATTTTTTTCAAAAAAAAATCAATGTTAAAATTTTAATAAATAAAAATGAATCTACAGGAGTTTCAGATTTAAATGAAGAAAGAAATAATTTTTATAATATTAATTATTTTTCTTATATCATTAAATCAAAAATTATTTGCTTCAAAATCATCAGATTTTATTATAGATTCAGGATTTTCAATGGTAAATTTTGCAGGAGATAATTTTACAGGTGGAAATGTAAAATTATCTTTGCTTAGTCCCATTTATCATAGCCAGCCTGATAATCTAGACATTGTTCTTGGTGGAGGTATACGGATAGAAAGAGTAGATTATTTAACGCAAGAAAAATACTATGGTTATGCAACAACAATAAATTCATTTGAAGTTGGAATAATTACTGGATTAAGATATAAAATACTTCCTGAATTAAGGTTTTTTCTATTGCCTTCATTTTATTATTCACCACATACTATTTTTGAAAATAAAATATATTTAAATAATACAGATATCATTAAAGAAGCATCTGTCGATTATAATTTAAATACAGGCATAGATTTAAAGTTAATTTACAAAATATTTTCCGATTTTGGTATAGGGTTAGATTCTTATATTGCTTATGGGTATATGAAATATAATGATACTTCTTTTTATAGTTTAACAGTGAAAGGCGGTCAGGGAGGATACTATATTTATAATTTTAATGTTTCTTTCACTTATTTTTTAAGATAAAAATTTTTTGGTAAGCAATTTATATTAGTAAATAAAGAAATTTAAAATAATAAAATTAAAAATTTTAAAAATTATTTTATTTTAAATAATTTGAAATATATTAAAATGAAATAAATTTAATTTTATAAAAAAAATGGACTCCAAAATTTTTGCAAATTGATAAATATCTGATATATCAAAAATAGAGCCATACAGTTTATGAATGGTAATTAGTTACCCTATTGTTTGGTATTAAATGTTAATTTAAGTTAATTTGTTCCAATGTGTTATTTTTTTATTTAAATAAATTTAGATATTCTTGATTTTTATAAATAGCTATTTTAAGGTGTAAATTATGAAAAATATAAAAAAAAGAAAATTTATATCAAATTTAGTCAAAGGTTTTGGAACAACATCAATGGGAATCACGATCAATTCTTATGTAGAAAGTGATAATGATATTCTTAAAAAATTTATGAAAATCTCAGAAAGTTTAACAGGTGAGAATGAATTAGATTTAGAACTCGGAAAAAAGTATTTAGAACATTTAATTATAGCCAATAAGCAAAATAAAAGAAAAATTATTGAACTGTATTCTTATAATCACAATCAAATACCTGAATCAAGAAGAGATTTAAAAAAATTGTCAAAAGAAATTTTAATTAGTTGGTTTACAGGAATTGTCAAAGTAAACGGTATAA
This window harbors:
- a CDS encoding sugar dehydrogenase complex small subunit, which translates into the protein MKNIKKRKFISNLVKGFGTTSMGITINSYVESDNDILKKFMKISESLTGENELDLELGKKYLEHLIIANKQNKRKIIELYSYNHNQIPESRRDLKKLSKEILISWFTGIVKVNGISRLVTYTGSHTWTKLKGMKPQGFCGGKFGYWSKKPKLS